In Leopardus geoffroyi isolate Oge1 chromosome D1, O.geoffroyi_Oge1_pat1.0, whole genome shotgun sequence, a single window of DNA contains:
- the ATG2A gene encoding autophagy-related protein 2 homolog A isoform X3, with protein MSRWLWPWSNCVKERVCRYLLHHYLGHFFQEHLSLDQLSLDLYKGSVALRDIHLEIWSVNEVLESIESPLELVEGFVGSIEVAVPWAALLTDHCTVRVSGLQLTLQPRRGPGPGAADSQSWASCMTTSLQLAQECLRDGLPEPSEPPQPLEGLEMFAQTIETVLRRIKVTFLDTVVRVEHSPGDGEHGVAVEVHVQRLEYCDEAVRDPSQAPPVDVHQPPAFLHKLLQLAGVRLHFEELPPQEEPPKPPLQIGSCSGYMELTMKLKQNEAFPGPKLEVSGQLGSLHLLLTPRQLQRLQELFSAMSLADPEGLVDKLNKSRPLGAEDLWLIEQDLNEQLRAGAVAEPLSPEPLASPLVNLDNTDLFFSMAGLTSSVASALSELSLSDVDLGSSVHSDMAPRRLSAHAHPTGKTAPTPLPDTLRPDSLLKMTLGGMTLTLLQTSAPSSGPPDLSTHFFSEFDATKDGPFGSRDFHHLRPRFQRACPCSHVRLTGTAVQLSWELRTGRGRRTTSTQVHFGQLEVLECLWPRGAFEPEYTEILSFPGSLGSQASARPCAHLHHTQTLRRVSKSRPRRPAACHCHSELALDLADFQADVELGALDRLAALLRLATIPPPEPPAGLLTEPPPAAEQQTVVRLSAPQATLRLRFPIADLRPEQDPWAGRAVRAEQLRLELSEPQFRSELSSGPGPPIPTRLELTCSDLHGTYEDGEKPPIPCLRVSKALDPKSPGHKYFLPQVVVTLNPQLSSAQWEVTPEKGEELELSAESPCELREPEPSPFSSKRTMYETEEMVIPGDPEEMKTFQSRALALSRCSLEVVLPSAHIFLPSKEAYESLYNRINNDLLMWEPADLLPTPDPTAHPPGFPGPSGCWHANFKMCKSAFKLDSDSDEEDAHFFSVGASGAPQPPAPESPGPRSQSTFSTLVTVLKGRITALCETKDEVGRRLETSHGELVLDVEQGTIFSVSQYRGQPGLGYFCLEAEKAKLYHRAAVADRLLPSRLEPPSFAPPAQLAPAIYPSEEGVTERGASGHTGQGRGPHMLSTAVRIHLDPHKNVKEFLVTLRLHRATLRHFMALPEQSWHSQLLEFLDVLDDPVLGYLPPTVITVLHTHLFSCAVDYRPLYLPVRVLVTAETFTLSSNIIMDTSTFLLRFILDDSALYLSDKCEVETPDLQRDYVCVLDVDLLELVIKTWKGSTEGKLSQPLFELRCSNNVVHVHSCADSCALLVNLLQYVMNEGDLHPPPRPPSPTEIAGQKVQLSESPASLPSCPPVETALINQRDLADALLDTERSLRELTQPSGGPLPQASPVSVYLFPGERSGAQPHSPPVVTPTGSSGSCSEAKEDAKEEEGDGDTLDSDEFCILDAPGLGIPPRDGEPVVTQLHPGPIIVQDGYFSRPLGSTDLLRAPAHFPVPSSRVVLREVSLVWHLYGGRDFGPHPGHRARGGFMSSRGSPSRCSGPNRPQNSWRTQGGSGRQHHVLMEIQLSKVFIVQELEVRDRLASSQINKFLYLHTSERMPRRAHSNMLTIKALHVAPTTNLGGPECCLRVSLMPLRLNVDQDALLFLKDFFTSLAAGINPMVSVETSTEARPETRVQPSSLQEGQAEDTETPGSRETTGSGHRSSAEQQPIYFREFRFTSEVPIWLDYHGKHVTMDQVGTFAGLLIGLAQLNCSELKLKRLCCRHGLLGVDKVLGYALNEWLQDIRKNQLPGLLGGVGPMHSVVQLFQGFRDLLWLPIEQYRKDGRLMRGLQRGAASFGSSTASAALELSNRLVQAIQATAETVYDILSPAAPIPRSLQDKRSVRRLRKGHQPADLREGVAKAYDTVREGILDTAQTICDVASRGHEQKGLTGAVGGVIRQLPPTVVKPLILATEATSSLLGGMRNQILPDAHKDHALKWRSDEGQD; from the exons ATGTCACGATGGCTGTGGCCATGGTCGAACTGTGTAAAAGAGCGGGTATGCCGCTACTTGCTGCACCACTACTTGGGTCACTTCTTCCAGGAGCACCTCAGCCTGGACCAGCTCAGCCTCGATTTGTACAAGGGCAGCGTTGCCCTGCGGGATATCCACTTGGAGATCTGG tcTGTGAACGAAGTGCTGGAGTCCATAGAATCACCCTTGGAGCTGGTGGAAGGCTTTGTGGGCTCTATCGAGGTGGCCGTGCCTTGGGCTGCGCTGCTCACCGACCACTGCACCGTGCGTGTGTCAGGACTCCAGCTCACTCTGCAGCCCCGCCGGGGCCCAG GGCCAGGGGCTGCTGACTCACAGAGCTGGGCCTCATGCATGACCACGAGCCTACAGCTGGCTCAGGAGTGCCTTCGGGATGGGCTGCCCGAGCCCTCTGAGCCACCACAGCCCCTGGAGGGACTGGAAATGTTTGCCCAGACCATTGAGACTG TGCTACGAAGGATCAAGGTGACCTTCCTGGACACTGTGGTGAGGGTGGAACACTCACCAGGTGATGGGGAGCATGGCGTGGCGGTGGAAGTCCACGTGCAGAG ACTGGAGTACTGTGACGAGGCAGTGCGGGACCCAAGCCAGGCCCCCCCAGTGGACGTGCACCAGCCCCCTGCCTTCCTGCACAAGCTGTTGCAGCTGGCGGGGGTCCGCCTACACTTCGAGGAGCTCCCCCCACAG GAGGAACCCCCGAAACCCCCCTTGCAGATTGGCAGCTGCTCAGGGTATATGGAGTTGACAATGAAATTGAAGCAGAATGAGGCCTTCCCAGGCCCCAAG CTGGAGGTGTCTGGACAGCTGGGCTCCCTGCACCTGCTCCTGACCCCTCGGCAGCTCCAGCGGCTTCAAGAACTGTTCAGTGCCATGAGCCTTGCAG ACCCCGAGGGCCTGGTGGACAAGCTGAACAAGAGCCGCCCGCTAGGTGCTGAAGACCTGTGGCTGATTGAGCAGGACCTGAATGAGCAGCTTCGGGCAGGGGCTGTGGCTGAGCCCCTCAGCCCAGAACCCCTTGCCAGTCCTCTTGTCAACCTGGACAACACTG ACCTCTTCTTCTCCATGGCGGGCCTCACAAGCAGTGTGGCCTCAGCCCTCTCCGAGCTCTCCCTCTCCGATGTAGACCTAGGATCTTCTGTGCACAGCGACATGGCCCCCCGCCGGCTGTCTGCTCACGCCCACCCAACTG GCAAGACGGCCCCCACACCCCTCCCGGACACCCTGCGCCCTGACTCGCTGCTAAAGATGACCCTGGGGGGCATGACCCTGACCTTGCTTCAGACATCTGCCCCATCTTCTGGACCACCTGACCTCAGTACCCACTTTTTTTCGGAGTTTGATGCCACCAAGGATGGGCCCTTCGGCTCCCGTGACTTCCACCATCTCCGACCGCGCTTCCAGAGGGCCTGTCCCTGTAGCCACGTCCG GCTAACGGGTACAGCTGTGCAGCTGTCCTGGGAGCTGCGGACAGGCAGGGGCCGGCGGACTACCAGCACACAGGTGCACTTTGGGCAGCTCGAGGTGCTGGAGTGTCTGTGGCCCAGGGGCGCTTTCGAGCCTGAGTACACGGAG ATCCTGAGCTTCCCCGGCAGCCTGGGTTCCCAGGCCTCAGCTCGGCCCTGTGCCCACCTGCATCATACGCAGACTCTACGCCGTGTGTCCAAG AGCCGACCCCGGCGCCCAGCCGCCTGCCATTGCCACTCAGAACTGGCCCTGGACCTAGCTGACTTCCAGGCAGATGTGGAGCTGGGGGCCCTGGACCGGCTTGCTGCCCTGCTGCGCCTGGCCACCATACCCCCTCCCGAACCACCTGCTGGCCTCCTG ACGGAACCCCCACCAGCTGCCGAGCAGCAGACAGTGGTGCGGTTGTCAGCACCCCAGGCCACGCTGCGGCTGCGCTTCCCCATTGCTGACCTGCGGCCTGAGCAGGACCCCTGGGCAGGCCGAGCTGTGCGGGCTGAGCAGCTGCGGCTGGAGCTGAGTGAGCCCCAGTTCCGGTCAGAGTTGAGCAGTGGTCCTGGTCCGCCCATCCCCACCCGCCTGGAACTTACCTGCTCCGACCTGCACG GCACCTACGAAGACGGAGAGAAGCCACCCATCCCCTGCCTGCGGGTCTCCAAAGCCCTGGATCCCAAGAGCCCTGGGCACAAATACTTCCTGCCCCA GGTGGTGGTGACGCTGAACCCCCAGCTCAGCAGTGCACAGTGGGAGGTGACCCCCGAGAAGGGAGAGGAGCTGGAGCTGTCGGCTGAGAGTCCATGTGAGCTGCGGGAACCTGAGCCCTCGCCGTTTTCCTCCAAGAGGACCATGTACGAGACAGAGGAG ATGGTGATTCCCGGAGACCCCGAGGAGATGAAAACCTTCCAGAGCCGGGCCCTGGCACTATCACGCTGCAGCCTTGAAGTGGTCCTGCCCAGTGCCCATATCTTCCTGCCCAGCAAGGAGGCCTATGAGAGCCTCTATAACAG GATCAACAACGACCTACTCATGTGGGAGCCTGCGGACCTGCTTCCCACTCCTGACCCCACTGCTCATCCCCCTGGCTTCCCCGGCCCCTCAGGCTGCTGGCATGCCAACTTCAAGATGTGCAAATCGGCCTTCAAGCTGG ACTCTGACTCGGATGAGGAGGATGCCCACTTCTTCTCAGTAGGGGCGTCAggcgccccccagccccctgcccctgaGTCCCCAGGTCCTCGCTCCCAGAGTACCTTCTCTACACTGGTGACGGTGCTGAAAGGTCGGATCACAGCCCTTTGTGAGACCAAG GATGAGGTTGGGAGGAGGCTAGAGACCTCACACGGGGAGCTGGTGTTGGATGTAGAGCAAGGCACCATCTTCAGTGTCTCCCAGTACCGAGGCCAGCCAGGACTCGGCTACTTCTGCCTGGAAGCCGAGAAGGCGAAGCTCTATCACCGAG CGGCTGTGGCTGACCGCCTGCTGCCCAGTCGCCTGGAGCCGCCCAGCTTTGCTCCTCCGGCCCAGCTGGCCCCAGCCATCTACCCGTCAGAGGAAGGCGTGACCGAGCGGGGAGCCTCGGGCCACACGGGCCAGGGCCGGGGCCCCCACATGCTGTCCACTGCTGTGCGCATCCACCTGGACCCCCACAAGAACGTCAAG GAGTTCCTGGTAACACTGAGGCTCCACAGAGCCACCCTGCGCCACTTCATGGCCTTACCGGAGCAGAGTTGGCACTCCCAG CTGTTGGAGTTCTTAGATGTGCTTGATGACCCAGTGCTGGGTTACCTGCCCCCAACGGTCATTACTGTCCTGCACACTCACCTGTTCTCCTGCGCCGTGGACTACAG GCCCCTCTACCTCCCTGTGCGCGTCCTTGTCACCGCTGAGACCTTCACGCTCTCCAGCAACATCATCATGGACACCTCCACCTTCCTACTCAG GTTCATCCTCGATGACTCGGCCTTATACCTGTCCGACAAGTGTGAGGTGGAGACCCCGGATCTGCAGCGAG ATTACGTCTGTGTCTTGGATGTCGACCTCTTGGAGCTTGTGATTAAAACCTGGAAGGGGAGCACCGAGGGCAAACTG agcCAGCCGCTGTTCGAACTGCGCTGCTCCAACAACGTGGTGCACGTGCACAGCTGCGCGGACTCCTGCGCCCTGCTGGTGAACCTGCTCCAGTACGTAATGAATGAGGGCGACCtacacccccctccccggccccccagcCCCACGGAGATCGCCGGCCAGAAGGTACAG CTCTCCGAgagccctgcctccctgccctcctgccccccagtGGAGACAGCCCTCATCAACCAGCGGGACCTGGCCGACGCCCTCTTGGACACCGAGCGCAGCTTGCGGGAGCTGACCCAGCCTTCAG GTGGCCCCCTCCCTCAGGCTTCGCCCGTGTCAGTCTACCTGTTCCCCGGTGAGCGGAGTGGGGCCCAGCCCCACTCGCCCCCTGTTGTGACCCCTACTGGCAGCTCAGGGTCCTGCTCAGAGGCCAAAGAAGAtgcaaaggaagaggagggagatggagacactCTGGACAGTGACGAGTTCTGCATCCTTGACGCTCCTGGTCTGGGCATCCCG CCCCGAGATGGGGAGCCCGTGGTGACACAGCTGCATCCGGGCCCCATCATCGTGCAGGACGGGTACTTCTCACGGCCGCTGGGCAGCACAGACCTGCTCCGGGCACCTGCCCACTTCCCTGTGCCCAGCAGCCGTGTGGTGCTACGTGAGGTCTCCCTCGTCTGGCACCTCTATGGAGGCCGAGACTTTGGCCCCCACCCTGGCCACAG GGCAAGAGGCGGCTTCATGAGCTCCAGGGGCTCCCCTTCTCGCTGCTCTGGCCCCAACCGGCCCCAGAACTCTTGGCGGACgcaggggggcagtgggaggcAGCACCATGTCCTCATGGAGATCCAGCTCAGCAAG GTGTTCATCGTTCAGGAGCTTGAGGTCCGAGACCGGCTCGCCTCCTCCCAGATCAACAAGTTCCTGTACCTGCACACGAGTGAGCGGATGCCACGTCGCGCCCACTCCAACATG ctcacCATCAAAGCGCTGCACGTGGCCCCCACGACCAACCTGGGTGGGCCCGAGTGCTGTCTCCGTGTCTCGCTGATGCCCCTGCGGCTCAACGTGGACCAG GATGCCCTGCTCTTCCTCAAGGACTTCTTCACCAGCCTGGCGGCTGGCATCAATCCTATGGTTTCGGTGGAGACGTCCACTGAGG CTCGCCCTGAGACCCGAGTCCAGCCCAGCAGCCTCCAGGAAGGCCAGGCTGAGGACACAGAGACGCCTGGCTCCCGGGAGACCACAGGCAGTGGACACCGCTCCTCTGCCGAGCAGCAGCCTATCTACTTCAG GGAGTTCCGCTTCACGTCCGAGGTGCCTATCTGGTTAGATTACCATGGCAAGCACGTCACCATGGACCAGGTG GGCACTTTCGCTGGCCTCCTCATCGGCCTGGCCCAGCTCAACTGCtctgagctgaagctgaagcGGCTTTGTTGCCGACACGG gcTCCTGGGTGTGGACAAGGTGCTAGGCTATGCTCTCAATGAGTGGCTGCAAGACATCCGCAAGAACCAGCTTCCTGGCCTGCTGGGGGGCGTAGGCCCCATGCACTCAGTTGTCCAGCTCT TCCAAGGGTTCCGGGACCTGCTCTGGCTGCCCATCGAGCAGTACAGAAAGGATGGGCGCCTCATGCGGGGGCTGCAGCGGGGGGCTGCCTCTTTTGGCTCCTCCACGGCTTCCGCCGCCCTGGAACTCAGCAACCGGCTGGTGCAGGCTATCCAG GCCACAGCTGAGACGGTGTATGACATCCTGTCCCCTGCGGCACCCATCCCCCGCTCCCTGCAGGACAAGCGCTCCGTCAGGAGGCTACGAAAGGGCCACCAGCCCGCTGACCTCCGGGAGGGTGTGGCCAAGGCCTATGACACAGTTCGAGAG GGCATCCTGGACACGGCTCAGACCATCTGTGATGTGGCATCCCGGGGCCACGAGCAGAAGGGGCTGACGGGCGCCGTGGGGGGCGTGATCCGCCAGCTGCCCCCAACTGTGGTGAAGCCCCTCATTCTAGCCACGGAAGCCACGTCCAGCCTGCTCGGGGGGATGCGAAACCAGATCCTTCCCGACGCACATAAGGACCACGCTCTCAAGTGGCGTTCGGATGAAGGCCAGGACTGA